The following proteins are co-located in the Xiphophorus maculatus strain JP 163 A chromosome 8, X_maculatus-5.0-male, whole genome shotgun sequence genome:
- the LOC102229808 gene encoding ras-related protein Rab-27B translates to MTDGDYDYLIKLLALGDSGVGKTTFLYRYTDNKFNPKFITTVGIDFREKRVVYTASNPNGTTAGKTFKVHLQLWDTAGQERFRSLTTAFFRDAMGFLLMFDLTSQQSFLNVRNWMSQLQANAYCENPDIVLVGNKADLADQREVQEKQAKELADKYGIPYFETSAATGAEVDKAVITLLDLVMKRMEQCVDKPPADPANGNGAAKLGEGAPDPKRCAC, encoded by the exons ATGACTGATGGGGATTACGACTACCTGATCAAGCTGCTGGCGCTGGGCGACTCCGGCGTGGGGAAGACCACCTTCCTCTACCGCTACACCGACAACAAGTTCAACCCCAAGTTCATCACCACGGTGGGCATCGACTTCAGGGAAAAGAGAGTG gtTTACACGGCTTCAAACCCGAATGGAACGACGGCGGGGAAAACCTTCAAGGTTCACCTGCAGCTCTGGGACACGGCGGGACAGGAGAG GTTCCGCAGCCTGACCACGGCGTTCTTCAGGGACGCCATGGGCTTCCTGCTGATGTTCGACCTCACCAGCCAGCAGAGCTTCCTCAACGTCCGCAACTGGATGA GCCAGCTGCAGGCCAACGCCTACTGCGAGAACCCGGACATCGTTCTGGTCGGGAACAAGGCGGACCTGGCCGACCAGCGGGAAGTCCAGGAGAAACAGGCCAAGGAGCTGGCCGACAAATACGG GATCCCGTACTTTGAGACGAGCGCAGCCACCGGTGCGGAGGTGGACAAGGCGGTGATCACGCTGCTGGACCTGGTGATGAAGAGGATGGAGCAGTGCGTGGACAAACCGCCGGCCGACCCCGCCAACGGGAACGGCGCCGCCAAGCTGGGCGAAGGAGCGCCCGACCCGAAACGATGCGCATGTTAG